In one Cloacibacillus porcorum genomic region, the following are encoded:
- a CDS encoding YfcC family protein: MKETAFKDPAKKKFQFPHIYVLLLMIIIACTIATWVLPAGEFDRIKNEAGRTIVVAGTYHPIESTPVGPFKMIQAIYGGMLDASNIIFFIMIAYASIGLIISTGAFNGLVSGLLRVLKGKSRAVIIPVFITILGIASSTIGVFEEAFPFVPIFVGIAIAMGYDAIVGLAIVALGIGIGYAGAVMNPFTVGMAQSIAELPPMSGASFRIFCHIAMVVVASAYIMRYAIRIQEDPTKSLLYGSDMASHVKADENLENYRFGIREILVLATLAIGIIVVVYGTKTYGWYLQELCAMFLIMGIVSAAIMGWSPSETAEKMAKSFADMAMAAMMVGLARAILVVLRSGSIIDTVVYGLAFPLSYMPSWVAAECMLVVQTLLNFLVPSGSGQAVISMPIMAPLSDLLGIPRQIAVLCFQFGDGLSNIMWPTAFAPVLCALAGIKLDRWWKWLVPLFILLILTQMALIAIGMFIGLA; encoded by the coding sequence ATGAAAGAGACTGCTTTTAAGGACCCGGCAAAGAAAAAATTCCAGTTCCCGCATATCTACGTCCTTCTTCTAATGATCATCATCGCCTGTACCATAGCGACATGGGTGCTGCCCGCGGGAGAGTTCGACCGTATAAAGAACGAAGCGGGACGTACGATTGTTGTCGCCGGCACATACCATCCAATAGAATCGACGCCGGTAGGCCCCTTCAAGATGATACAGGCCATCTACGGCGGTATGCTCGACGCCAGCAACATCATATTTTTTATCATGATCGCCTACGCTTCCATTGGTCTGATCATCTCAACCGGCGCATTCAATGGCCTGGTTTCAGGATTACTTCGGGTATTGAAGGGTAAATCGCGTGCTGTCATCATACCTGTATTCATCACTATCCTGGGTATCGCCTCTTCGACAATAGGCGTTTTTGAAGAGGCCTTCCCCTTTGTACCTATTTTTGTCGGAATCGCTATAGCAATGGGTTATGACGCGATAGTCGGGCTCGCTATAGTAGCGCTTGGAATAGGCATCGGTTACGCGGGAGCCGTGATGAACCCCTTCACTGTGGGAATGGCCCAAAGCATCGCCGAGCTGCCGCCAATGTCAGGCGCCAGCTTCCGCATATTCTGCCATATTGCAATGGTAGTCGTAGCCTCCGCCTATATAATGAGATATGCGATTCGGATACAGGAGGACCCTACGAAAAGCCTCCTGTACGGCAGTGATATGGCCTCGCACGTAAAGGCTGACGAAAACCTGGAAAACTACCGCTTCGGCATTCGCGAGATATTGGTGCTGGCCACGCTCGCTATTGGGATCATCGTCGTTGTCTATGGAACGAAGACATACGGCTGGTATTTGCAGGAACTTTGCGCAATGTTCCTTATCATGGGCATTGTGAGCGCGGCAATCATGGGCTGGAGCCCGAGTGAGACGGCTGAGAAGATGGCCAAGAGCTTCGCCGATATGGCAATGGCGGCGATGATGGTCGGCCTTGCACGGGCGATCCTGGTCGTTTTGCGCTCCGGCAGTATCATTGATACCGTAGTTTACGGACTCGCCTTCCCTCTCTCCTATATGCCGAGCTGGGTGGCGGCTGAATGTATGCTCGTCGTACAAACGCTTCTCAACTTCCTCGTTCCCTCAGGCTCGGGACAGGCGGTCATCAGCATGCCGATCATGGCTCCCCTCTCCGATCTTCTTGGCATCCCGCGCCAGATCGCGGTGCTGTGCTTTCAGTTCGGCGACGGCCTCTCAAACATCATGTGGCCGACGGCCTTCGCTCCGGTGCTCTGCGCCCTTGCCGGTATTAAACTTGACCGCTGGTGGAAATGGCTCGTACCGCTCTTCATTCTTCTGATCCTGACCCAGATGGCGCTCATCGCGATAGGGATGTTCATCGGGCTGGCATAA
- a CDS encoding M20/M25/M40 family metallo-hydrolase, with protein sequence MNDHDVTAVYRYIDENMELYLGWLMEAVRQPSVSMYNAGMGEMASICARFLEDKLGLKAEMIETGGSPYIYAHLDEGAKDTLAFYNHYDVMPAEPLEEWESPPFEPVVRDGRLWGRGVADNKGSMFSRICAVHACKQVYGKLPVNLKFFYDGEEEIGSPHLDDFVRANGGLLKCDGFFWEGGSRDLERGRPHITLGVKGICKIELSCRTAGRDLHSANAAIVANPFWRLVWALASMKNEKEEILIDGYTDDIVPLSDKERKIIHDMSFDEQASLKSYGIGSFLNGERGNSLKERLVNSPTININGFRGPSNDAETKTVLPGAASVFLDLRLAAGQTPERALKKIREHLDAKGFKDIEVKLKSSYEPFRTSCESTLMRAAAESAREIYGMEPNIILNDWGSSGVCSVCGRLDIPCIMIGVMNEDSREHAPNENIYLEDYNCAMKMIASIITKLPDM encoded by the coding sequence ATGAATGACCATGATGTGACGGCGGTATACAGATATATAGACGAGAATATGGAGCTTTATCTCGGCTGGCTCATGGAGGCGGTGCGCCAGCCGAGCGTCTCCATGTACAACGCCGGCATGGGCGAGATGGCCTCCATCTGCGCCCGTTTTCTTGAAGACAAGCTCGGGCTGAAGGCCGAGATGATAGAGACCGGCGGCTCGCCGTACATATACGCCCACCTTGACGAGGGGGCGAAGGATACGCTGGCCTTTTATAACCACTACGACGTCATGCCGGCCGAGCCGCTGGAAGAATGGGAGTCGCCTCCATTCGAGCCAGTCGTCCGTGACGGCAGGCTGTGGGGGCGGGGCGTGGCCGACAACAAGGGCAGCATGTTTTCCCGTATCTGCGCAGTACACGCCTGTAAACAGGTTTACGGCAAACTTCCCGTGAACCTGAAATTTTTCTACGACGGCGAGGAGGAGATCGGAAGCCCTCATCTTGACGATTTTGTGCGCGCCAACGGCGGACTGCTGAAGTGCGACGGATTCTTTTGGGAGGGCGGCAGCCGCGATCTCGAACGGGGGCGTCCTCATATCACCCTGGGAGTAAAGGGCATCTGCAAGATAGAGTTATCGTGCCGGACCGCAGGCAGAGACTTGCATTCGGCGAACGCGGCCATCGTCGCCAACCCCTTTTGGCGTCTCGTGTGGGCGCTCGCCTCGATGAAAAACGAAAAAGAGGAGATTCTCATCGACGGATATACCGACGATATTGTTCCGCTTTCAGATAAAGAGCGGAAGATAATCCACGATATGAGTTTCGACGAGCAGGCCTCGCTCAAATCATACGGCATCGGTTCATTTTTGAACGGCGAGAGGGGGAACTCCCTGAAAGAGCGGCTGGTCAACTCGCCGACGATCAACATAAACGGTTTCAGAGGCCCGTCGAACGACGCGGAGACGAAGACGGTGCTGCCGGGAGCGGCCTCCGTCTTTCTCGACCTCCGGCTGGCGGCGGGGCAAACTCCGGAAAGGGCCCTGAAAAAGATCCGGGAGCACCTCGACGCGAAGGGGTTCAAAGATATAGAGGTAAAGTTAAAATCCTCATACGAGCCCTTCCGCACCAGCTGCGAATCCACGCTCATGAGGGCCGCGGCCGAATCCGCGAGGGAGATATACGGAATGGAGCCCAACATCATCCTCAACGACTGGGGCAGCAGCGGCGTCTGTTCCGTATGCGGCAGGCTGGATATCCCCTGTATAATGATAGGCGTCATGAACGAGGACAGCAGAGAGCACGCTCCCAATGAGAATATCTATTTAGAGGACTATAACTGCGCGATGAAGATGATCGCCTCGATAATAACCAAGCTGCCGGATATGTAA
- a CDS encoding M24 family metallopeptidase encodes MAVFEKMEQLVSLLKEAGYEAVFIAPSPDLEYICGLDCLPDERFKGLLVTDRGRFFFMTPKLYLEEMSGIAGDPSLCEVWEDHEGFVGAFINGCKKVGLESGKIAFNDAVRAVDMLKISAAMSGVVCCDGEELISPLRSVKTEEEISLMGKAAKVADDTLAEVVKYIRPGVTERWIEGKLTEIHNDLGKGVCRHISHIVASGPNAALPHYNGGERVIGERDVVLIDFAGRYGSYFSDMTRTFFVGEPSEEEKKIYEIVLEAQTAGERAVHAGVSAGEVDRVVRKVIEEAGYGDYFPYRVGHGVGISVHETPFIKAFNKHILRPGNVFSIEPGIYLPGKFGVRIENLVAVGYDGSAVVLNKLPKSMLVLS; translated from the coding sequence ATGGCGGTTTTTGAAAAGATGGAACAGCTGGTCTCGTTGCTGAAAGAGGCGGGCTATGAGGCGGTCTTTATCGCGCCGTCTCCCGATCTTGAATATATATGCGGCTTGGACTGTCTGCCGGACGAGCGCTTCAAAGGGCTGCTGGTGACGGACAGGGGCCGCTTTTTCTTTATGACGCCGAAGCTCTACCTGGAGGAGATGTCCGGCATCGCCGGCGATCCCTCTCTCTGCGAGGTGTGGGAAGACCACGAGGGCTTTGTCGGAGCCTTTATCAACGGCTGTAAAAAGGTCGGCCTGGAATCAGGAAAAATTGCCTTCAACGACGCTGTGAGGGCGGTGGATATGCTCAAAATATCCGCCGCGATGAGCGGGGTCGTCTGCTGTGACGGGGAGGAGCTTATAAGCCCGCTGCGCAGCGTCAAAACGGAGGAGGAGATCTCCCTCATGGGGAAGGCGGCCAAGGTCGCGGACGACACGCTGGCGGAGGTCGTGAAATACATACGTCCGGGAGTGACGGAACGCTGGATCGAGGGAAAACTTACCGAAATACATAACGACCTGGGAAAGGGCGTATGCCGGCATATCAGCCATATCGTGGCTTCCGGCCCCAACGCGGCGCTGCCGCACTATAACGGCGGCGAACGGGTGATCGGCGAAAGGGACGTCGTGCTCATCGATTTTGCCGGCAGATACGGCAGCTATTTTTCGGATATGACGAGGACCTTCTTTGTCGGCGAACCGTCGGAAGAGGAAAAAAAGATTTACGAGATAGTCCTTGAGGCGCAGACGGCTGGAGAAAGGGCCGTACATGCCGGAGTCAGCGCCGGAGAGGTGGACCGTGTCGTGCGCAAGGTGATCGAAGAGGCCGGTTACGGCGATTATTTTCCCTACCGGGTCGGCCACGGCGTGGGGATATCGGTCCATGAGACGCCGTTCATCAAAGCGTTTAATAAACATATCCTCCGTCCCGGCAATGTCTTCAGCATAGAGCCGGGGATATACCTGCCGGGGAAGTTCGGCGTCAGAATAGAAAACCTGGTCGCGGTGGGATACGACGGCAGCGCCGTCGTGCTGAACAAGCTGCCCAAATCGATGCTCGTCCTTTCTTAG
- a CDS encoding DUF3798 domain-containing protein translates to MFFKYLKVGLAATAALLLGGAACAAPAFHVGIVTGTLSQSEDEIRGAEYCLKKYGDVSNGGMIRHVTYPDNFMSEMETTISQIAGLADDPLLKVIVINQGIPGTTEGIRRVKQKRPDIICLVGEAHEDPNVITSAADMATTIDFIDKGYLLAYTAKQMGADTFVHISFPRHMSYESIARRVAIIKAACQDLGLKFSYETAPDPTSDVGVVGAQQFMIEKVPAWIKKYGEKTVFFTTNYSLHEPLLRQLARYGGMYIEADSPSPLVGYPAAFSIDLSKEAGNWPAILKKVEDAVIKAGGSGRMGTWAYSYGYANTLALVDFGINVVEKKMKLSSKKDFLTCFDRATPGSKWNGNYYTDLGTGVTSKNLMLIYQDTYIFGKGFMGVADIKVPEKYRKIK, encoded by the coding sequence ATGTTTTTTAAGTATCTGAAAGTTGGTCTCGCGGCGACGGCGGCGCTTTTATTGGGGGGCGCGGCCTGCGCCGCCCCGGCGTTCCATGTCGGTATCGTTACCGGTACCCTTTCCCAGAGCGAGGATGAAATACGCGGCGCCGAATACTGCCTGAAAAAATATGGCGACGTATCCAACGGCGGTATGATCCGGCATGTCACCTATCCTGATAATTTTATGTCGGAGATGGAGACGACGATATCCCAGATAGCGGGGCTGGCCGACGACCCGCTGCTGAAGGTCATCGTCATCAACCAGGGTATCCCCGGCACTACGGAGGGTATCCGGCGGGTGAAGCAGAAGCGCCCCGATATAATCTGTCTCGTCGGCGAGGCCCACGAGGACCCGAACGTGATAACCTCGGCGGCGGATATGGCGACGACGATAGACTTCATCGATAAGGGTTATCTTCTCGCCTACACGGCGAAGCAGATGGGCGCGGACACCTTCGTACATATTTCGTTCCCGAGGCATATGAGTTATGAGAGCATCGCGCGCCGGGTCGCCATAATCAAGGCCGCCTGCCAGGACCTGGGGTTAAAGTTCTCCTACGAGACCGCGCCGGACCCGACGAGCGACGTCGGCGTGGTGGGCGCGCAGCAGTTCATGATCGAGAAGGTGCCGGCGTGGATAAAGAAGTATGGAGAGAAGACGGTATTCTTTACGACGAACTACTCTCTCCATGAGCCGCTGCTGAGACAGCTTGCACGGTACGGCGGCATGTATATCGAGGCGGACAGCCCTTCGCCGCTGGTCGGTTATCCGGCGGCCTTCAGTATCGACCTCTCAAAGGAGGCGGGGAACTGGCCCGCGATCCTGAAGAAGGTGGAGGATGCGGTGATCAAGGCCGGAGGAAGCGGCCGGATGGGCACCTGGGCCTATTCCTACGGTTACGCGAATACGCTGGCGCTGGTAGACTTCGGCATCAATGTCGTCGAGAAGAAGATGAAGCTGTCAAGCAAGAAGGATTTCCTCACCTGCTTTGACCGCGCGACGCCGGGGTCAAAGTGGAACGGCAATTATTATACCGACCTGGGAACCGGCGTAACAAGCAAGAACCTGATGCTTATTTACCAGGATACCTATATCTTTGGCAAAGGTTTCATGGGTGTGGCGGATATAAAGGTGCCGGAAAAATATCGTAAAATAAAGTAA
- a CDS encoding ornithine cyclodeaminase family protein — translation MPCKLVNAEIVENLLTMKDAVAACEEAFRDWGNGEVVCPTKITLELGEDAEWPPYKNGLNAMPAYIHSKKSAGIKCVGGSLNNPQWGLPYIIALILLFDPATGIFRCVMDGAQITNYRTGAQAAVAAKYIEDKKKIKFGLFGAGVQGRTQLMAFNEVFDIEEVHLYDINPQAAKAFVEEMSKVVCTKFIIKEDPKDVMEVTDIVVSVTHGKNKFIKNEWFKKGQIIFPMGSFTECEDELLLGADHVIVDSVGQTMHRGALKSVVDAGKFKEENISATIGELVCGKKEYRISPDEKIVCIPIGTGAMDIAVATMIYEKVKEQNLGESFVFNNAVEI, via the coding sequence ATGCCATGCAAGTTGGTCAATGCTGAGATCGTTGAGAATCTACTTACAATGAAAGACGCGGTAGCCGCCTGTGAAGAGGCGTTTCGCGACTGGGGCAACGGCGAGGTCGTCTGTCCGACAAAAATAACCCTTGAACTTGGTGAGGACGCGGAGTGGCCGCCCTATAAGAACGGCCTGAACGCGATGCCGGCGTATATTCACAGCAAGAAGAGCGCGGGCATCAAGTGCGTCGGCGGTTCGCTGAACAACCCGCAGTGGGGGCTGCCCTATATCATCGCGCTGATTTTGCTCTTCGACCCCGCCACGGGAATATTCCGCTGCGTGATGGACGGCGCTCAGATAACAAATTACAGGACGGGGGCCCAGGCCGCTGTCGCCGCGAAGTATATCGAGGACAAGAAAAAGATAAAGTTCGGCCTTTTCGGAGCCGGCGTGCAGGGCCGTACTCAGCTGATGGCCTTCAACGAGGTCTTTGATATAGAGGAGGTCCACCTCTACGATATAAATCCCCAGGCGGCGAAAGCCTTTGTAGAGGAGATGTCGAAGGTGGTCTGCACGAAATTTATCATAAAAGAAGATCCCAAAGATGTCATGGAGGTCACGGATATTGTCGTTTCCGTGACGCATGGCAAAAATAAGTTTATCAAGAACGAGTGGTTCAAAAAGGGACAAATCATCTTCCCGATGGGTTCATTCACCGAATGCGAGGACGAGCTTCTTCTGGGAGCCGACCATGTGATCGTGGACTCCGTCGGCCAGACGATGCACAGAGGGGCGCTGAAGAGCGTCGTGGACGCGGGGAAATTCAAGGAAGAGAATATCAGCGCCACCATCGGAGAGCTGGTATGCGGTAAAAAGGAATACCGTATCTCGCCGGATGAAAAGATAGTCTGCATCCCGATCGGAACCGGCGCGATGGACATCGCCGTCGCCACGATGATCTATGAGAAGGTAAAGGAACAGAACCTTGGCGAGTCCTTTGTCTTTAATAATGCGGTAGAAATTTAG
- a CDS encoding FadR/GntR family transcriptional regulator has product MIQAISRVTLTQSILDEMLKLIKDGAWEPGGKIPSENELASAFSVSRNSIREAVKILNNMNVLTSCPGQGTFLAEDAISRILSLEVIDIGYRNASVMEIYEIRTLLESQSAYWAALRVTESDIGELNELLRMSRCAESCDIAEQNRIHYLFHDTVIRMSKNSLLLHMLSSIKAEIDAHHASFDNLPPADITNLINDQEKVITAILNKRPEEARLAMISHLESAMRLIK; this is encoded by the coding sequence ATGATTCAGGCTATTTCAAGAGTCACATTGACCCAGTCTATTTTAGACGAGATGCTGAAGCTAATAAAAGATGGAGCATGGGAGCCAGGCGGCAAGATCCCCAGCGAAAATGAGCTTGCATCGGCGTTTTCCGTCAGCAGGAATTCAATAAGGGAAGCTGTAAAGATCTTGAATAATATGAACGTCCTCACCTCCTGTCCAGGGCAGGGAACCTTCCTTGCGGAGGACGCGATAAGCCGCATCCTCTCGCTTGAGGTGATAGATATCGGCTACAGGAACGCCTCCGTAATGGAGATATATGAGATACGCACCCTGCTGGAATCGCAGAGCGCCTATTGGGCGGCCCTGCGGGTGACGGAGAGCGACATCGGCGAGTTAAACGAACTCCTGCGGATGAGCCGCTGCGCCGAGAGCTGCGACATCGCTGAACAAAACAGGATACATTACCTCTTCCACGACACAGTTATCCGTATGAGTAAGAATTCATTGCTGCTGCATATGCTCTCATCAATAAAGGCTGAAATAGACGCGCACCACGCGAGTTTTGACAATCTGCCTCCGGCAGACATCACCAATCTCATCAATGATCAGGAAAAGGTCATAACCGCCATCCTGAATAAAAGACCGGAAGAGGCGCGGCTGGCCATGATCTCTCATCTCGAAAGCGCGATGAGGCTTATAAAATAG
- a CDS encoding zinc ribbon domain-containing protein: MAAIEEKAAALLERCEVLSLASINEDGFPRICVMSKAGSEGIRRVFFATGTSSRKTAHFMKNPKAGISYGDEKDSVTMTGTIKIVEDDGFKKSLWKDWYTAHFPGGPEDPEYCVLQFDALEATIYVDGDFVTWRASDGRCLCRYCQSCGMPLNSEELYGTEADGSKNGDYCRYCMTDGRFTADVTLEEMIELCLPHMSAAHPEITAGSAREMMRRLLPGLKRWRSERD; the protein is encoded by the coding sequence ATGGCTGCGATCGAAGAAAAGGCGGCGGCGCTGCTCGAAAGATGCGAGGTCCTGTCGCTCGCGTCAATAAACGAGGACGGCTTCCCGCGGATCTGCGTGATGAGCAAGGCGGGCAGCGAGGGAATAAGGCGGGTGTTTTTCGCTACGGGCACGAGTTCACGCAAGACGGCCCATTTTATGAAAAACCCTAAGGCCGGAATTTCATACGGCGATGAAAAAGACAGCGTCACCATGACGGGAACGATAAAGATCGTGGAGGACGATGGCTTCAAAAAGAGTCTGTGGAAAGACTGGTATACGGCGCATTTCCCCGGCGGCCCGGAGGACCCTGAATACTGCGTGCTGCAGTTTGACGCGCTGGAGGCAACCATCTATGTCGATGGAGACTTCGTCACCTGGCGCGCCTCCGACGGCAGGTGCCTCTGCCGGTACTGCCAGAGCTGCGGCATGCCGCTGAACTCCGAAGAGCTGTACGGCACGGAGGCCGACGGGAGCAAAAACGGCGACTACTGCCGTTACTGTATGACGGATGGACGGTTCACCGCCGACGTTACGCTGGAGGAGATGATCGAGCTATGCCTCCCTCACATGTCGGCGGCGCACCCGGAGATCACCGCCGGCAGCGCGCGCGAGATGATGCGGCGGCTCCTGCCTGGACTTAAACGGTGGCGGTCGGAGCGGGACTGA
- the dctP gene encoding TRAP transporter substrate-binding protein DctP — protein sequence MKSFKNSLCVLFLFLFLATCSEAAEVKLRFAGQFPKDHSATKFMYEIADGVKAKTGGRVEIEVFPANKLGDYTIIYEDLMRGAVDMALISVPSQFDPRLELVYLNAFANYDVLKKEFQPGSWLSKKMNEYNTRLGVKFLGFNIEGLTGIASKKAVRKPLDPNVNKGVLTRVPFMNVYKSAAEAQGYRTIALPYSDIARSMQDGTCDAVSSISTGAALADLGGIMKYWYQLNYSQETESYLMSAKSWDKLSEEDLKVIYAEVAKASAKSIEQAQQNDKRNLEQMKKNGVQVFTYSETELLPLRRAVMENWKQLEPAMGVQLMNEARKHFPIKEK from the coding sequence ATGAAAAGTTTCAAAAATTCGCTCTGTGTTCTTTTCCTGTTTCTGTTTCTCGCCACATGTTCTGAAGCCGCGGAGGTGAAGCTGCGCTTCGCGGGACAATTTCCCAAGGACCACAGCGCCACCAAATTCATGTATGAGATCGCCGACGGCGTAAAGGCCAAGACGGGCGGACGCGTCGAGATAGAGGTCTTCCCCGCCAACAAGCTCGGCGACTACACGATAATCTATGAGGATTTGATGCGCGGCGCGGTCGACATGGCGCTCATCTCCGTACCCAGCCAGTTCGACCCGCGCCTCGAGCTTGTCTACCTCAACGCCTTCGCAAATTATGACGTGCTGAAAAAAGAATTTCAGCCCGGGAGCTGGCTCTCAAAGAAGATGAACGAATATAACACGCGCCTCGGCGTAAAGTTCCTCGGCTTCAACATCGAGGGGCTCACGGGCATCGCCTCCAAGAAAGCGGTGCGCAAGCCGCTCGACCCCAACGTCAACAAGGGCGTGCTCACACGCGTTCCCTTCATGAATGTCTACAAGTCGGCGGCTGAGGCGCAGGGCTACCGGACAATCGCGCTGCCCTACTCGGACATCGCGCGTTCTATGCAGGACGGCACCTGCGACGCCGTATCCTCGATATCAACGGGCGCGGCGCTGGCGGACCTCGGCGGGATCATGAAATATTGGTACCAGCTTAACTACTCACAGGAGACGGAATCCTACCTCATGAGCGCGAAGAGCTGGGATAAGCTCAGCGAAGAGGACCTTAAGGTGATCTATGCGGAGGTGGCCAAGGCCTCCGCGAAATCCATCGAGCAGGCCCAGCAGAACGATAAACGGAACCTTGAGCAGATGAAGAAAAACGGTGTGCAGGTCTTCACCTACAGCGAGACCGAACTGCTGCCGCTGCGCCGGGCGGTAATGGAGAACTGGAAGCAGCTTGAGCCGGCGATGGGCGTTCAGCTCATGAACGAGGCGAGGAAACATTTTCCAATAAAGGAAAAATAG
- the dctP gene encoding TRAP transporter substrate-binding protein DctP, whose protein sequence is MTGLKNTLCSVMLLIFISSPAAAAEITLRFAGQFPEEHSATKLMREITDGVQSRTGGRISIEVYPANVLGDYTIIYEDLMRGAIDMALISIPSQFDPRLELVYLNPFVNYNAVKKAFRLDSWLSQKMDEYNTRLGVKLLGFNIEGLTGIASVKPINDPLAPESNKGVLVRVPLMHIYKAAIEAQGYRTVSVQYADAARALEEGRCDAVSSISADAAFTNLKGTMKYWYQLNYSQAVEPYLMSAKTWDRLSEEDIAIIYGEVGRASAKSIAQAKQNDRRNHELMRQNGIEVFTYSDAELLPLRRAIAENWKNLEPVMGRQLMNDARKHFLINVKH, encoded by the coding sequence ATGACAGGTCTAAAAAACACACTCTGTTCAGTAATGCTGCTCATCTTTATTTCTTCTCCCGCCGCGGCCGCGGAGATCACCCTGCGTTTCGCAGGACAGTTTCCCGAGGAGCACAGCGCCACTAAGCTGATGCGCGAGATCACCGACGGCGTACAGTCAAGGACCGGCGGGCGCATAAGCATAGAGGTCTACCCCGCTAACGTGCTGGGGGACTACACGATCATCTACGAGGACCTTATGCGGGGGGCTATCGACATGGCGCTGATATCCATCCCCAGCCAGTTCGACCCGCGTCTCGAGCTCGTCTACCTCAACCCCTTCGTCAACTATAACGCGGTCAAAAAGGCTTTCCGCCTTGACAGCTGGCTCTCTCAGAAGATGGATGAGTACAACACGCGCCTCGGCGTAAAACTGCTGGGCTTCAACATCGAGGGGCTAACAGGCATCGCCTCGGTCAAACCGATAAACGACCCGCTGGCCCCTGAGTCCAACAAGGGTGTTCTCGTGCGCGTCCCCCTTATGCACATATACAAAGCGGCAATCGAGGCCCAGGGATACCGGACAGTCTCGGTGCAGTACGCCGACGCCGCCCGCGCGCTGGAAGAGGGGCGGTGCGACGCCGTATCTTCAATATCCGCGGACGCGGCCTTCACCAACCTCAAGGGCACCATGAAATATTGGTACCAGCTAAACTACTCGCAGGCGGTGGAACCCTACCTTATGAGCGCCAAGACCTGGGACAGGCTCAGCGAAGAGGATATCGCGATAATCTACGGCGAGGTGGGGCGCGCCTCGGCAAAATCCATCGCTCAGGCGAAACAGAACGACAGGAGAAACCACGAGCTAATGCGGCAAAACGGCATAGAGGTCTTTACCTACAGCGACGCCGAGCTGCTGCCGCTGCGCCGGGCGATAGCGGAAAACTGGAAAAACCTCGAGCCCGTGATGGGCCGCCAGCTTATGAACGACGCCCGGAAACATTTTCTGATAAACGTGAAGCATTAG
- a CDS encoding UxaA family hydrolase — translation MMKFLGYRRPEGRAGVRNLVVVMPGVLCSSSAAQKIVSAVPGTTFLYNHNGCGQSPSDTEHTLEVLSGLLANGNVYGALIVGLGCEATQRGLYMEAVLAKSRKPLHYISIHEEGGVGGAVAAGVKIAGGLVEEARRLEREEIDISELILALECGGSDPTSGISANVVLGDLSDRLVDMGATVVLSETSEAIGAENILLARGRTPEVGRRLREMVRKWDRDIKEQTGADIRLTNPTPGNIAAGLTTLSEKSLGCIHKSGTRPFEGVLASGEYIRGHGLYYMDTTAYDCGSITAKIAGGAQVVAFTTGMGNPLGSPIAPVIKITGNRATFEKHNDMIDFDTSASISGEKSVCELSGELLDLTVAVCGGRETKAEINESGVVFVNQRHSCG, via the coding sequence ATGATGAAGTTTCTCGGATACCGGCGGCCGGAGGGCCGCGCGGGGGTGCGCAACCTCGTCGTCGTCATGCCGGGAGTGCTCTGTTCCTCGTCGGCGGCGCAGAAGATCGTCAGCGCCGTCCCTGGGACGACCTTTTTATATAATCATAACGGCTGCGGGCAGTCGCCCTCGGATACCGAACATACGCTGGAGGTGCTCTCCGGCCTCCTCGCCAACGGCAATGTCTACGGCGCGCTCATCGTCGGCCTCGGCTGCGAGGCGACGCAGCGCGGGCTCTATATGGAGGCGGTCCTGGCGAAGAGCCGCAAGCCTCTGCATTACATCTCCATCCATGAAGAGGGCGGCGTCGGCGGCGCGGTTGCCGCGGGGGTGAAGATCGCCGGAGGGCTTGTCGAGGAGGCGCGGCGGCTGGAGCGCGAAGAGATCGATATCTCGGAGCTGATTCTCGCTCTTGAGTGCGGCGGTTCTGACCCCACCTCCGGGATATCGGCCAACGTCGTGCTGGGAGATCTTTCAGACCGCCTTGTCGATATGGGGGCCACGGTGGTACTCAGCGAGACCTCGGAGGCGATCGGCGCGGAAAATATCCTGCTCGCGCGCGGCCGCACGCCGGAGGTCGGACGCCGCCTCCGCGAGATGGTCAGGAAATGGGACCGCGACATAAAGGAACAGACCGGCGCCGACATCCGGCTGACGAACCCGACGCCGGGAAACATCGCCGCCGGCCTCACGACGCTTTCGGAGAAGTCCCTCGGCTGTATACATAAGAGCGGAACCCGCCCGTTCGAGGGGGTGCTGGCCTCCGGCGAATATATCAGGGGACACGGGCTCTATTACATGGACACTACGGCCTACGACTGCGGTTCGATCACCGCGAAGATCGCGGGCGGCGCGCAGGTGGTGGCCTTCACCACGGGGATGGGGAACCCGCTCGGCAGCCCCATCGCGCCGGTGATAAAGATTACCGGCAACCGGGCGACCTTTGAAAAACATAACGACATGATAGATTTTGACACCTCGGCGAGTATCAGCGGCGAAAAAAGCGTCTGCGAGCTTAGCGGAGAGCTGCTGGATCTTACGGTGGCGGTCTGCGGCGGCAGGGAGACGAAGGCCGAGATAAACGAATCAGGCGTCGTCTTTGTAAACCAGCGCCACAGCTGCGGCTAG